The genomic stretch GCTCGGGATCGAACTTCTCGATGGCGTCGATGAGCCCGAACACCCCGGAGGACACGAAGTCGGCCTGCTCGACGTTGGGCGGCAGGCCGACACTGACCCGGCCGGCGACGTACTTCACCAGGGGTGAGTAGTGCAGGATCAGCTGCTCGCGCAGCCGCCCGTCGCCCGAGGTCTTGTAGGCGCGCCACAGCTCCTCCAGGGAGGTGGGCGCGGTGGGGCGCACGCTACCGCGCGCGGCGGGGGGAGCGGCCGCGCGGTCGGACCCGGAGGTGTGCTGGGGCATTCGTCGCCTTGAGCCGTTCTGCCGAAACACTGGGGAACACGTGCGTGAGGGTGGGATTACTCGTGAGCGTAGCGTGACTGCAGTGTTGCGATGCGCGATGAAGGGTCGTTCGGGAGTGCGCAGATACGTTCCGCTGCCCGCACCCCTGGGTTACAGGGGGCGACCCTGATTCCACTCCCAAGGGGGTGGCAGCAGCGTTACGGGCGCCCGGCGCACGCTCCCCCGAACGCGACTTCGCCACCCGTCCGGCGTGTCCGCGGCTGACGCGCTCCGCCACCGTCCAGCGATGGCGGAACCCCACGAACGGAAGCACGGCGCGCCCGGGCCCCGCGGTCACTCCCTTCCTCTCATCACCCGTTCGCCCCAGGTCAAGGGCCTCCTCGCCGGGCGACCGAAGGGGCTGCGGACGCCCGAGCCAACTCCCACACAGCACCACACCTTTGAACGAATCCCAGCGACTGCAGCTCGAAGAGCTTGCCTTGTGTCACTTCCTCTGCCATTCCTGACTCCCGCGCCAGTCGTCGCAAGTCCGCACCACCCCGCGCGGGGACCGCTTCGAGCACCCGGCTCGCCACCGGGTCGAGCAGATCGCGGGCGAGCACAGGACCGCGCTGGACGGGGGCAAGCTCGCCGATGCTGCCGACCAGCTCGATGATCTCGGCAGCGTTGGTGACGACGACGGCTTCACCCTGCAGCAGTTGATGAACGCCGGCCGACAGTCCGCTGGTGACCGGCCCTGGCACTCCCATGGTGAACCGGCCCAGCCCCGCCGCCCGCCGTGCCGTGACCAGCGATCCGCTGCGCAGTTCGGCCTCCACGACAACCGTTCCCCGGGTGAGGGCCGCGATGAGGCGGTTCCGCATGATGAAACGGCTCCGGCTCGGGTGATCTCCCGGCGGCAACTCCGCGATCACCAAACCCTGTTCCGCGACTCGCCCGATCAACTCGGTGTGTCCCCGCGGGTAGGCGTAGTCGACGCCGGAGGCGAGCACGGCGACCGTAGCTCCTTCGGCGGCCAGGGCACCTCTGTGAGCCGCTCCGTCCACTCCGTAAGCAGCCCCGGACACCACGGTCCAGCCACGGTCGGCCAGGCTCGCGCCCAGGGTGGCCGCCATATGTGCGCCGTAGTCCGTGCAAGCCCTGGAGCCGACGATCGCCACGGACCGCAGCGCCCACAAGCGCAGGTTCGCCCTGCCACGTACCCACAGGCCGATCGGCCTGCCGTCCTCCAAGTCGTCCAACTGCCGCGGCCACTCATCGTCCCCGGGACACACGAACCGGCCGCCGAGCGCGGTGATAGCCGCGAGATCCTCGGTCGGCTTGTCCACCACGTCCAACCGGGTCGCCCGCAGGCGTAGCCCCTCGAACTTCTCCGCCGACACCCCCGTCGGCATCTCCCGTTCGCCGACCAGGGACTGTACGAGGTGTACGGGCGTCGTCCGCCCCAGCCATCGCCCCACCGTCTCGTCACCGGGCTCGACGATGCGCGTCAACGCCGCGCGCGCCTTCCTCTCCTCCTCTCCTACTTCACGCATGTGTTTCCCATCCCTTGCTGGTCGCCGAGAAGTTCACGTTCCCCCGCACGTTCCCGCTCCTTTCCGTTGGCGCTCCCACGCCAGTCGGGCAGCGCTGTGTAGCCGAAAGCGGTAATCGGGTCGAATAGCGACACGCTGCCAAGCTGGCGCTCGTCACCAACCCGTTGGTTACTGCCCCGCCCGGTACTACGGCGCCGGGCACGGGCCGCTGCCGCCAGTGCTGCGCTGGACTCGGAAGCAGCTGGCATATAGGCGAGGTTCGGATTGCGCGTCGACGCGTGGAAATTGCGCGCCGACGCGTACGAATCGGTTTCCTACGCCCTCGAACCTGTTCCTTCGCTCTCCCCCCTCACCTCACCCCGGCCGCCACCGGCACCCCCCGTCTGACCCCCGTGCGCAGTTCCAGGGCCCAGTTGATGTCTTCTGCTGTGGGGCGGTCGCGGCCGGCCAGGTCGGCGGAGGTCCAGGCGACGCGGAGTACGCGGTCCATGCCGCGGGCCGTCAGCAGGCCGGTCTCCAGGTCGCGTTCTGCTTGGGCCATCGCGCCGGGGGCCACTTGCCAGCGTGTCCGCAGTTCGTGCCCCGGGACCTCGCTGTTGGTTCTCCAAGGCGTGTCGGCGAAGCGGGCGGTGGCGCGGTCGCGGGCGGCTCGTACGCGTTCGGCCACTTCGGCGGTGGATTCGGCGCTCCGAGCCAGCGTGAGCAGTTCGGCACGCGCCACCGGCTCGACCGTCACCCGCAGATCGACGCGGTCCAACAACGGGCCCGACAAGCGGGCCCGATAGCGTCGGATCGTGGACGGGCGGCATTCACAGCCGCCGCCGAGCGTGCCGTGGCGTCCGCATGGGCATGGATTCGCTGCCAGGGCCAGCAAGAACTTCGCGGGCATCCGCATCATCCCGGCGGCCCGTGCGACCACGACGTACCCGCATTCGAGCGGCTGTCGTAGTGCGTCCAGAACGCGGGCGTTGCATTCCGCGGCCTCATCGATGAAAAGGACGCCATTGTGCGCCAGCGACACGGCTCCCGGGCGGGGCAATCCGCTGCCGCCGCCCACGAGAGATGCCATGGTCGCGCTGTGGTGCGGCGCGCAGTACGGCGGACGGTCCACCAATGGCTGCCCCGGAGGCAGGGCACCGGCCACCGAATGCACGGCCGTCACCTCCAGGGACTCCTGCGGTGAAAGGCGGGGCAGAAGGCCGGGCAAGCGTTCGGCCAGAAGGGTTTTCCCGGCTCCCGGCGGGCCGGTGAAAAAAACGTGGTGGCGACCTGCTGCCGCTACTTCCAGAGCTTTTCTGGCTCCGTATTGCCCGGCGACGTCGGAGAGATCCGGCACCCGGTCCCCCTGTATGCGCTCCGCTCCGATTCCATTGCCAGGCACGGTCAGTCCCGCCAGCAGCGGGTCAGGGCGCCCCTCCGCCGTCGGGTCCGCGTCCTCCTCTTCCGGTACCGGCTCGTCGGTGAGCACCGCGATCAGCTGTCGGAGGCTGCGGACGCCGAGAACCGCCACTCCTGGGACGAGCGACGCTTCGGCCACCGCCTTCTCCGGCACGACGACCTGCCGGTACCCCGCGTCGGCCGCGGCCAGGACCGCGGGGAGCACTCCGCGCACCGGCCGGACGCGGCCGTCCAGGCCCAGTTCGCCGATCATGACGAGATCGGCCAGCTCGCGCGGGTCGATACGTTCCGCGGCACCGAGCACCGCACAGGCCACCGCGAGGTCGAATCCGCTTCCGCCCTTGGGGACCGAGGCCGGGCTGAGTCCGACGGTGAGCTTCTTCTGGGGCCACTCGCTGCCGGAGTTGACCACGGCGGCCCGCACCCTGTCGCGCGATTCGATCAGGCTCTTGTCAGGCAGCCCGACCAGGGTGAAGGCCGCCACACCCGGCTCCAGGTCCGCCTGCACCTCCACGACCACGCCCTCGACCCCGACCAGCGCGACCGAGCACGTCCGGGCGAATCCCATCTCAGGTCACCCCCCTCACGTGCTCCACGAGCGGGGCACCGCGCGAGGGCAGCACCACGCCGATCACGTCGATGCGCACTCCGCCGGGCGGTGGCCCGCCGTGCTGTTCCAGCCAGCGTTCGGCCAGGTGACGGAGACGGGCGGCCTTCTCGGGGCGTACGGCTGCCATCGGGTGCTCGTAGGCTCCCGCGCGGCGGGCCTTGACCTCGCAGAGCACCAGCGCGTCACCGTCGGCGGCCACGATGTCGACTTCGCCGTCCTGACAGCGCCAGTTCCGGGCGAGAATGCGCATACCGGCGGCGGTCAGGTGCCGTGCGGCCAGGTCTTCCCCGTACCGCCCGAGCGCCCGTCGCGCGCTGGTGACGCGCGGGACACCGGGAGCGGGGACCTCGACGGCCAGCCGTCGGGGCCGGCGCCGGGCTCGGGCATCTCCAAGGCCGCCGCGAGAGCATTGCGGGTCACTACCGCGGCTCATGATCGTTCGGGCTCCCCGGACCCTCGACCCGATGGGGGCCGACCGACCGACCTCCGGGCTGCCGCGCCCGCCTTCACCTGCGGTTACCTGGAACTTTTCCGCATTCGCGGCGC from Streptomyces albofaciens JCM 4342 encodes the following:
- a CDS encoding YifB family Mg chelatase-like AAA ATPase produces the protein MGFARTCSVALVGVEGVVVEVQADLEPGVAAFTLVGLPDKSLIESRDRVRAAVVNSGSEWPQKKLTVGLSPASVPKGGSGFDLAVACAVLGAAERIDPRELADLVMIGELGLDGRVRPVRGVLPAVLAAADAGYRQVVVPEKAVAEASLVPGVAVLGVRSLRQLIAVLTDEPVPEEEDADPTAEGRPDPLLAGLTVPGNGIGAERIQGDRVPDLSDVAGQYGARKALEVAAAGRHHVFFTGPPGAGKTLLAERLPGLLPRLSPQESLEVTAVHSVAGALPPGQPLVDRPPYCAPHHSATMASLVGGGSGLPRPGAVSLAHNGVLFIDEAAECNARVLDALRQPLECGYVVVARAAGMMRMPAKFLLALAANPCPCGRHGTLGGGCECRPSTIRRYRARLSGPLLDRVDLRVTVEPVARAELLTLARSAESTAEVAERVRAARDRATARFADTPWRTNSEVPGHELRTRWQVAPGAMAQAERDLETGLLTARGMDRVLRVAWTSADLAGRDRPTAEDINWALELRTGVRRGVPVAAGVR
- a CDS encoding YraN family protein, with the protein product MAVEVPAPGVPRVTSARRALGRYGEDLAARHLTAAGMRILARNWRCQDGEVDIVAADGDALVLCEVKARRAGAYEHPMAAVRPEKAARLRHLAERWLEQHGGPPPGGVRIDVIGVVLPSRGAPLVEHVRGVT
- the dprA gene encoding DNA-processing protein DprA, whose amino-acid sequence is MREVGEEERKARAALTRIVEPGDETVGRWLGRTTPVHLVQSLVGEREMPTGVSAEKFEGLRLRATRLDVVDKPTEDLAAITALGGRFVCPGDDEWPRQLDDLEDGRPIGLWVRGRANLRLWALRSVAIVGSRACTDYGAHMAATLGASLADRGWTVVSGAAYGVDGAAHRGALAAEGATVAVLASGVDYAYPRGHTELIGRVAEQGLVIAELPPGDHPSRSRFIMRNRLIAALTRGTVVVEAELRSGSLVTARRAAGLGRFTMGVPGPVTSGLSAGVHQLLQGEAVVVTNAAEIIELVGSIGELAPVQRGPVLARDLLDPVASRVLEAVPARGGADLRRLARESGMAEEVTQGKLFELQSLGFVQRCGAVWELARASAAPSVARRGGP